The genomic DNA CTTCATCAGCCTTTGCCAGCCGGTCATGCCTGCGCCGCGCGCCGCTTCCATGACATTGCCTGGCAGCGTGGTGAGCGCGGTCAGCGCGTTCTCGAAGATCGGCAGCAGCCCGTAGAGGAAGAGCGCGATCAGCGTCGGTTTCTCGCCAAATCCCACCGCCGGCACGGCCAGCGCCAGTACCGCGACCGGCGGAAAAGTCTGGCCGATATTCACCAGGCTGCGCGACAGCGGCAGGAACTCGGCGCCGGCCGGGCGGGTGACCAGGATGGCGAGCGCGACGGCGACGATCGTCGCGGCAACCGTGGCGACGAGCACCGTCCTCAGATGCAGCAATGTCAGCGTCAGCAGGCTGCCCTGGTTGTAGATCGCCGGCGCGCCGTTCTCGGTCAGGGGCTTCAGCAGCGGCTCGAACGAGACCGGGCTGGCGATGAAAGCCACCAGCAGCACCAGAAGCGCCAGCCTCAATAGCGCAGGCAGCCAAGCCTTCATGCCGGCCTCGCCCGCTTCACCAGCCCTTCCACGGTGATGCGGCCGATGAGCTTGCCGTTGCCATCCTTCACCGGCAGCGCCGGACGACCAGTCCATAGAAGCTCGGCCAATGCATCGCGCTGGCTGGCCTCACCGGGGATCGCCTCGCCTTCGGCACCACCGGGCTCCACGGCATCGCGCGCGCGGCCGAGCGACAGGAGCCGGAACGGCCGCTCGCTGGAACCGACCAGGGTCTCGACGAAGCCATTTGCCGGCCTCGCCAGGATCTCCGCCGGCTTGGCGTATTGCAGCACCTTGCCGGCATCCATGACGGCGATCCTGTCGCCCATATGGATCGCCTCCTCCATGTCGTGGGTGACGAGGATGACGGTGGTGCCGAAGCGCTTCTGGATCGCCAGCAGATCCTCCTGCGCCTTGGTGCGGATGATCGGATCGAGCGCGCCGAAGGGCTCGTCCATCAGAAGCACATTGGGTTCCGCGGCGAGCGCGCGGGCGACGCCGACGCGCTGCTGCTGGCCCCCGGAGAGTTCATGCGGATAGCGCGGACCATAGGCTTGAGGATCGAGCAGGTAGAGCGTCATCAATTCCTCGACGCGAGCCTTGATGCGATCGTTGTCCCAGCCGAGCAGCAGCGGCACGGTGGCGATGTTCTGCGCCACCGTGCGATGCGGGAACAACCCATGGCCCTGGATGGCGTAGCCGATGCTGCGGCGCAGCTCGTATCCGGGCAGCGAGCGATTGTCGGCGCCGTCGATCTTGATGATGCCCGAAGTCGGCTCGACCAGCCGGTTGATCATCCTGAGCAGCGTCGTCTTGCCGGAGCCGGAGGTGCCGACGATGACGCAAACAGTGCGCGGCTCGATGACCATCGAGACGTCGTCGACAACGGGCGTTCCGTTATAGCGCTTGGTGATGCTTTCGATCTCGATCATGCGGGTTCCGCCCTGCGCTTGGTGGAGGTCATTTCGATGACCGCATCGAGGATGATGGCCGCGGCGAAGGCCAGCGCCACGGTAGGCAGCGCGCCGAGAAGCACGAGGTCCATCGCCGTCTGGCCGACGCCCTGGAAGACGAAGACGCCGAAGCCGCCGCCGCCGATCAGCGCCGCGATGGTGGCGAGCCCGATATTCTGCACCAGCACGATGCGGATGCCGGTAAGGATCACGGGAAAGGCAAGCGGGAACTCGACATCGAACAGGCGCTGGCGGTCGGTCATGCCCATGCCGCGCGCTGCATCGTTGGCGGCGCGTGGCACGCCAGCCAGGCCGACCACGGTGTTCGCCACCACCGGCAACAGCGAATAGAGAAACAGCGCGACGAAGGCCGGCGCGGTGCCGATGCCCCTGATGCCGATAGCCGCCGCGCCCGGCACATGCGCGGCGACCCAGCCGAGCGGTGCGATCAGCAGGCCGAACAGCGCGATCGACGGAATGGTCTGGATGATGTTGAGGACATTCAGCACCCCTGCCCGCAGCGGCTCGACGCGGTGGCAGAGGATGCCCAGCGGAATTCCGGCGACCACCGCAACTGCCAGCGAGCCGAGCGCCAGCGTGATGTGCTTGGAGCCTTCCGCCCAGAAACTGTCCGCGCGACTGGCATATTCCTTGAGGATGGAAAGGCTGTCCCAGCTTCCCGAGGCAAGCAGCGCGCCGATGGCGAGCGCGGCGACGGCAAGAACGCCGACACGCGCCAAGGGCGAGAGGTCAAGCCTGGTCAGAACATCGGCCAGAAGCAACGTGAAGGCAAAGATCAGCAGCCAGAATCCCGAGGCCGGCGCGACGCGGGCAAAAGTGTTGCCGGCGGGCGTCAGGAAGGTGCCGGCAATGCCGATCAGGATGGCGAGAGCGACAAGCGCAAAGACGCTGGCGGCCAGCCTGAGGATGAGCGGTGTTCGCAGAAGCGCGACGATGCCGCCGGCAATCAATATCGCCAGCAGCAGGGCGCCTAGCGCCGCAGGCAGCGCCTCGAGGATCGGGCGCGCCTGTCCGGGCACGATGCGGTTGGCGCGGAAGGTGGCGAAGGGTGCCGCAAAGGCGGCATAGGCATCGATGGCGGCAATAACCACGCCGAGCTTGTCGAAGCGGAGGGTCATCGAGACCTCTCCGGAGCAGCGACAGAGAGCCTCGCGGACGTGGTAAATCCCGCAACCTTGGAGATTGGCGAAACCCTGCGCGACATCCGATCTCCCCCCTTGCGGGCGAGATGGCCGGCAGGCCAGAGGGGGGTGGGAAGGATCGCTACCTTCCGGGCAAGGGCTTGCGAGAAGCG from Mesorhizobium sp. M1E.F.Ca.ET.045.02.1.1 includes the following:
- a CDS encoding ABC transporter permease, whose amino-acid sequence is MKAWLPALLRLALLVLLVAFIASPVSFEPLLKPLTENGAPAIYNQGSLLTLTLLHLRTVLVATVAATIVAVALAILVTRPAGAEFLPLSRSLVNIGQTFPPVAVLALAVPAVGFGEKPTLIALFLYGLLPIFENALTALTTLPGNVMEAARGAGMTGWQRLMKVELPLSAPVILGGIRLSVVISLATATIGSTVAAKTLGEVIIAGLISNNLAFVLQGGLIVAALAVLIYDGLSAIERYAARRMGREAE
- a CDS encoding ABC transporter ATP-binding protein, encoding MIEIESITKRYNGTPVVDDVSMVIEPRTVCVIVGTSGSGKTTLLRMINRLVEPTSGIIKIDGADNRSLPGYELRRSIGYAIQGHGLFPHRTVAQNIATVPLLLGWDNDRIKARVEELMTLYLLDPQAYGPRYPHELSGGQQQRVGVARALAAEPNVLLMDEPFGALDPIIRTKAQEDLLAIQKRFGTTVILVTHDMEEAIHMGDRIAVMDAGKVLQYAKPAEILARPANGFVETLVGSSERPFRLLSLGRARDAVEPGGAEGEAIPGEASQRDALAELLWTGRPALPVKDGNGKLIGRITVEGLVKRARPA
- a CDS encoding ABC transporter permease — protein: MTLRFDKLGVVIAAIDAYAAFAAPFATFRANRIVPGQARPILEALPAALGALLLAILIAGGIVALLRTPLILRLAASVFALVALAILIGIAGTFLTPAGNTFARVAPASGFWLLIFAFTLLLADVLTRLDLSPLARVGVLAVAALAIGALLASGSWDSLSILKEYASRADSFWAEGSKHITLALGSLAVAVVAGIPLGILCHRVEPLRAGVLNVLNIIQTIPSIALFGLLIAPLGWVAAHVPGAAAIGIRGIGTAPAFVALFLYSLLPVVANTVVGLAGVPRAANDAARGMGMTDRQRLFDVEFPLAFPVILTGIRIVLVQNIGLATIAALIGGGGFGVFVFQGVGQTAMDLVLLGALPTVALAFAAAIILDAVIEMTSTKRRAEPA